The DNA sequence TTTGTCTGCTCAGCGCCCAGCCTCCAGCACGCCggcacgctcctggtcgagcctctccttttcttgacggaggcgtgcaacctcctcctccaagtctgcaggaGCAATTCCTGGTCAACAAAAACGACTATGCGATTATATACAACTGATCGGAATGCATGACTGACCTTTCCTTTCACGATCCCTATCGGCTAGTCGCTGATTGAGATCgagcaggcgctcttcctgagcacccatCTCGGCCATTTTCTCCTTGGCCTCCGACCGAAGACGGTCTACTTCCGCGGACAGGGCCTTATGTTCGGCCACAATCCCTtcaatctggtcaaagcaccttttctggtacttcgccgttttcattgcgccctacaggaATCACACATAATGAGGCAAGCAACAACGCATATACATTTCGAGCAGAATGCAAGAcgacttaccttaacctcatcAACGAGCCGCTTagctgcgcgctccaccctcgcggcctcctccgtctccgcgagctcctcatgaccaATGAAATGGTCCCCACGTTGGTGCCACACGTCAACGTGCTGGCGACCGTCATGGGGGCGACCTTGGATTTCTTCAacttcgtcgtcggaggccgcttgAGTTTCCTCACCTTCTGTGCTTCCCCCAGCCATGGTCACAGGTATCACTAGACCTTTATCCCGGCCAGGGGAGCCCTTTGGCAAAGAGGCCTCTGCTCGAGGTGGAGTTGGGACCCTCCTTTCTTCAGCAGGCGGGGGAGTCGTAGCTCTGTCTTCCTCCTCCGCGACACTGCTCGGGGGAGGCGTCCTTGCAGCCTCATCATCCCTTGCAGGGGTGCTCGCTCCAGTCCTCGCTGGAGCTAGGTGCTCCTCGGCACTCTCAGCCGTGGTCACCACCGTGGGCTGCTCTTTGGATTGCTCCTGGGCGGTCTGCCGCGCTGCGTCTTCGACGACAACCGCTGGCTCGGTCGTCTTCTGTCCAGCAACGTTGTCGGGGTCAACGTCAGATGCCGCACTAACGAAATTACGAAATTTTACCAATGTCAAAAGCCATAGCAACAATACAAAACATAAATCGGAGGAAGTGTAAAAATGAGATTGAAAAACTTAAAGATCAGAGCGCCCGTGTGTTGCTGTGAAGAACCTCCCCCTGGTCCTACCAGTCGCCGCTGCCGCCCCTGTCCCTCCAATACGCGTTGGCTCGGCGTGTGGGGTAGGAGGGTCACTGGTCACCCGACCAGTGCTAGCTGGTGCAATGTCTGGGCGACTGCGCAGCTTTCGGACCAAAGAGGGGGTagcctcctcctcgtcatcgtcgtc is a window from the Sorghum bicolor cultivar BTx623 chromosome 5, Sorghum_bicolor_NCBIv3, whole genome shotgun sequence genome containing:
- the LOC110435892 gene encoding fibrous sheath CABYR-binding protein-like — encoded protein: MENPVGMDSPKGDAARCSQYTSSEEEQNRPTPTTEDRVAGKRPIVVDPSPAEALPAETSQALKHRQLVRITDDDDEEEATPSLVRKLRSRPDIAPASTGRVTSDPPTPHAEPTRIGGTGAAAATGRTRGSAASDVDPDNVAGQKTTEPAVVVEDAARQTAQEQSKEQPTVVTTAESAEEHLAPARTGASTPARDDEAARTPPPSSVAEEEDRATTPPPAEERRVPTPPRAEASLPKGSPGRDKGLVIPVTMAGGSTEGEETQAASDDEVEEIQGRPHDGRQHVDTAASSVVVTGYKPSNWGDQLLSAASDVDPDRVASQRMAEPVAAAVGAAPQTTEQPAATIVAKSTEEHPASAKTAASAPTRDEEAMRTPPPMLKVNTKKHFDELNKDRDS